A genomic segment from Aspergillus puulaauensis MK2 DNA, chromosome 1, nearly complete sequence encodes:
- a CDS encoding bZIP transcription factor (COG:S;~EggNog:ENOG410PXC9;~InterPro:IPR021833;~PFAM:PF11905) yields the protein METMETIEIAQSSPPTPTEGAQKKRRRTEAQLARKRQADRINHKAKREQQKRQMESLETQVTNLQEAVQSLTDQVRVLNERLRDQTRYFSCFDIGETPSPVAAAGGSSASFSQPRPLPNAHDMLLLPADKLPMLVPTPAMGEPDNNVPVDCRCGVDHRSYYECLEYSTFSILLRAHQGLNKSISNSTRLPRTPSLVHVFRPTSTDNPVIQILGLVFSQVRPANVRTLFACYVVMYRFLRWRLCPDEETQRDVPAWLYPTEIQKTIPHPVCIDFLPWPGLRDRLIHNVQQIQDSRHSVMMYMRSIHFRWPEDQEFIYTSENGELMPTQGFETGLYEYENWQVSPEWAAMFPKLKKYVNVGEAA from the exons ATGGAGACCATGGAGACCATTGAGATCGCGCAGTCCTCACCCCCCACGCCCACCGAGGGCGCCCAGAAGAAGCGTCGCCGCACCGAAGCCCAGCTGGCCCGCAAGCGCCAGGCTGACCGCATCAACCACAAGGCGAAGCGCGAACAGCAGAAGCGCCAGATGGAGAGCCTCGAAACACAAGTCACAAACCTGCAGGAGGCTGTCCAGTCCCTGACAGACCAGGTACGCGTTCTCAACGAACGACTGCGGGATCAGACGCGATATTTCTCTTGCTTCGACATTGGTGAGACACCAAGTCCcgttgctgccgctggcGGCTCGTCTGCCTCGTTCAGCCAGCCGCGGCCTCTCCCCAATGCACACGATATGCTGCTCTTGCCGGCGGATAAATTACCGATGCTTGTTCCTACGCCGGCAATGGGGGAGCCCGATAACAACGTTCCTGTTGACTGCCGCTGTGGAGTCGACCATCGATCTTACTACGAATGTCTCGAATACtcaaccttctccatcctcctgcgAGCTCACCAGGGCCTCAACAAGAGTATCTCGAATAGCACGCGCCTCCCCCGCACGCCCTCACTCGTTCACGTCTTCCGCCCAACCTCGACCGATAATCCCGTCATCCAGATCCTGGGCTTGGTCTTCAGCCAGGTCCGACCGGCGAATGTCCGCACGCTCTTCGCCTGCTACGTCGTGATGTATCGGTTCCTCCGA TGGCGCCTTTGCCCCGACGAAGAAACCCAACGCGACGTCCCAGCATGGCTGTACCCGACCGAAATCCAAAAGACGATCCCGCACCCCGTATGCATCGACTTCCTCCCTTGGCCGGGCCTCCGCGACCGGCTGATTCACAATGTACAACAAATCCAAGACTCGCGGCACTCTGTCATGATGTATATGCGTTCAATCCATTTCCGGTGGCCGGAGGACCAGGAGTTTATCTACACCAGCGAGAACGGGGAGTTGATGCCAACGCAAGGTTTCGAAACGGGCCTGTACGAGTATGAGAACTGGCAGGTGTCACCCGAATGGGCTGCGATGTTCCCGAAGTTGAAGAAATATGTCAATGTTGGTGAGGCTGCTTGA